A genomic segment from uncultured Alistipes sp. encodes:
- a CDS encoding lipopolysaccharide biosynthesis protein — protein sequence MEESRGSRIAKNTVFLYVRMLLSMIVTLYTSRVVLNALGVSDFGIYNVVTGFVVSFGFLNSAMHASVQRFLTVEMKENNHERLNQIFSMGVTIHFILALVMVIIAEPVGLYFVQNKLVIPPDRIKAALWIFHLSVAVLFFGIMNVPYKALIIARENMGAFAAISLLEVFAKLAIAIILIYSTFDKLILYGISLMIVAIAIQLFYMWYCISHYEEGRYKRFWNKSLFQDMSSFAGWNLIGVFAGIVYNQGVNIVLNIFGGPIVNAARAIAFQVSGAANQLVTNFQLAVNPPIMKAYATKDESVFRLLSSSSKLSYILLLCIVIPFLLECPYVLMLWLKDVPAYSIMFTRLAMIDILVCSLAGSLHILMQATGSIKKYQIIVSGVLLLNLPLSYLMLKMGMSFDSTFYVSIALSSVALIVRYVLLRTYVEYSVKELVLGFVIPIVILTIASSIIPIILYNHMKQDLLRLLIVCVASWISIALVSWICVLDKNEKSLLLQIIKRGK from the coding sequence ATGGAAGAAAGTAGAGGATCACGCATAGCTAAAAATACAGTATTCCTATATGTCCGAATGCTGCTATCAATGATAGTAACATTATATACATCAAGAGTGGTACTAAACGCACTTGGTGTGAGCGATTTTGGAATATATAATGTTGTCACAGGATTTGTTGTGTCTTTTGGATTTCTCAATAGCGCAATGCACGCTTCTGTTCAACGCTTCTTGACTGTTGAAATGAAAGAGAATAATCATGAGAGACTCAATCAAATATTCAGTATGGGTGTAACTATACACTTTATCCTTGCATTAGTTATGGTGATAATAGCAGAACCAGTTGGATTGTATTTTGTACAAAACAAACTGGTTATTCCTCCTGATCGTATAAAGGCCGCATTATGGATCTTTCATCTATCAGTAGCTGTTTTATTTTTCGGCATTATGAATGTCCCATACAAAGCCTTGATTATTGCAAGAGAAAATATGGGAGCATTTGCTGCAATAAGTTTATTAGAAGTTTTCGCCAAACTTGCTATTGCAATTATTCTGATATATAGCACTTTTGACAAACTCATTTTGTATGGGATATCGCTGATGATTGTAGCTATTGCAATCCAACTATTTTATATGTGGTATTGCATATCCCACTATGAGGAAGGTAGATATAAACGATTCTGGAATAAAAGTCTATTTCAAGATATGAGCAGTTTTGCGGGATGGAATCTAATAGGTGTATTTGCGGGCATTGTTTATAATCAAGGCGTAAATATTGTCCTAAATATATTTGGCGGCCCAATAGTAAATGCAGCAAGAGCCATCGCTTTCCAAGTGAGTGGTGCAGCAAACCAATTGGTTACAAATTTCCAGTTGGCTGTTAATCCACCTATCATGAAAGCTTATGCCACCAAAGACGAATCAGTATTTAGACTATTATCATCCTCCTCAAAGCTGTCATACATATTACTATTATGCATCGTAATTCCTTTCTTATTGGAATGTCCATATGTACTAATGCTTTGGCTAAAAGACGTACCAGCGTATTCAATTATGTTTACCAGACTAGCTATGATTGATATCTTGGTATGTTCATTGGCCGGCTCGCTTCATATATTGATGCAAGCTACTGGCTCTATAAAAAAGTACCAAATAATTGTAAGTGGAGTCTTACTACTAAATCTCCCCCTTTCTTATCTTATGCTAAAGATGGGAATGAGTTTTGATTCTACTTTTTATGTATCAATAGCCCTCTCTTCTGTAGCTTTAATTGTACGCTATGTTCTTTTACGAACATATGTAGAATATAGTGTTAAAGAACTTGTCTTGGGATTTGTAATACCAATCGTCATATTGACGATAGCAAGTAGTATTATACCTATAATTTTATACAACCACATGAAACAAGATCTACTTAGACTTCTCATAGTCTGTGTAGCATCATGGATTTCCATTGCACTTGTATCTTGGATTTGTGTCTTGGACAAGAATGAGAAATC